ATAAGGAGTTTTTCCCGGTCATGGACGTGGCGGCCGAGGGGCGGCCGCCGGTGGTCCAGACGAGTTCACCAGGCGTCGGCGAGCAGGTCCCGCGTCTCCCCCAGCAGCTGCGGCAGCACCTTCGTCTGGCCGATGATCGGCATGAAGTTGGCGTCCCCGCCCCAGCGCGGCACCAGGTGCTGGTGCAGGTGCGCGGCGATGCCGGCGCCCGCGATCACGCCCTGGTTCAGCCCGATGTTGAACCCGTGCGCGCCGGACACCGCCCGGATCACCTTCATCGCGTGCTGCGTGAACTCGGCGACCTCGCGCGTCTCCTCGACCGTCAGCTCGGTGTAGTCCGCGACGTGCCGGTACGGCACCACCATCAGGTGGCCGGGGTTGTACGGGTACAGGTTCAGCACCGCGTACACCGTCTCGCCGCGCGCGACGATCAGGCCCGTCTTGTCGTCCAGGGACGGAATGCGGCAGAACGGGCAGCCGGTGTCCTCGTCGTCCGCCGGCTTGTCCTGGCCCTTGATGTAGGCCATCCGGTGCGGGGTCCAGAGGCGCTGGAACGCGTCCTGGACCCCGATGCCCTGCTGTTCGACGAACTCGGGACCCTCACTCACCGAACGACCGTCTCCAGCGCCTCGGCCGACGGCGACGCGTTTTCGCGGCGCTCGACCCACTCCGCGATCGCCTTGACCGCCGCGTCCACCGGCACGCCGTTGATCTGGCCGCCGTCGCGGAAGCGGAACGACACCGCGCCCGCCTCGACGTCCTTCGCGCCGGCCAGCAGCATGAACGGCACCTTCTGCGTGGTGTGCGTGCGGATCTTCTTCTGCATGCGGTCGTCGCTCGCGTCGACCTCGGCGCGGATCCCCTTGGCGCGCAACGCCTTCTCGACGTCCTGCAGGTGCTCGACCTGGTCGGCGGTGATCGGGATGCCGACCACCTGCACCGGCGAGAGCCACGCCGGGAACGCGCCCGCGTAGTGCTCGGTCAGCACGCCGAAGAACCGCTCGATCGAGCCGAACAGCGCACGGTGGATCATCACCGGCCGCTGCCGGGTGCCATCGGGTGCGGTGTACTCGAGCTCGAACCGCTTGTTCTGGTTGAAGTCCAGCTGGATGGT
This window of the Amycolatopsis balhimycina FH 1894 genome carries:
- a CDS encoding HIT family protein, whose amino-acid sequence is MSEGPEFVEQQGIGVQDAFQRLWTPHRMAYIKGQDKPADDEDTGCPFCRIPSLDDKTGLIVARGETVYAVLNLYPYNPGHLMVVPYRHVADYTELTVEETREVAEFTQHAMKVIRAVSGAHGFNIGLNQGVIAGAGIAAHLHQHLVPRWGGDANFMPIIGQTKVLPQLLGETRDLLADAW